A region of Silurus meridionalis isolate SWU-2019-XX chromosome 13, ASM1480568v1, whole genome shotgun sequence DNA encodes the following proteins:
- the LOC124395422 gene encoding P2Y purinoceptor 2-like — translation MDNQNKTNCTFTEDINNILLPVTYSVVLAVGLPLNLIAMIAILFWIKHWSPITVYMINLFVCDTLYILTLPFLIYYHAVKKLWPFTEGFCKLIRFLFYTNLYGSILFLCCINVHRFIVVCHPVRSMGWFNTRRASYVSALVWVVVFCFQTPVLYFSRTDTNGTICKDTTTNELFEQFLQYSSVVSVFFFLIPFILVIVCNSLMVQRLIQPNAVGRTSQHSKQKSIKMISIVLIVFIVCFLPFHLTRTFHYYSRHFISNCSLRGVFRMAYKVSRPLACINCCIDPILYFMAGQGFRRSIPKKIKQQVQKSDEDKGLSNSQSD, via the coding sequence ATGGacaatcaaaataaaaccaatTGCACTTTTACTGAAGATATCAACAACATCCTGCTTCCAGTTACCTACAGTGTGGTGCTAGCGGTCGGCCTGCCACTCAACCTCATCGCCATGATTGCCATCTTGTTTTGGATCAAACACTGGAGTCCCATCACTGTCTACATGAtcaatctgtttgtgtgtgacaCACTCTACATCCTCACACTACCCTTTCTGATCTATTATCATGCTGTCAAGAAACTCTGGCCTTTCACTGAGGGGTTCTGCAAACTTATACGCTTTCTCTTCTATACCAATCTCTATGGAAGCATCCTCTTCCTCTGCTGCATCAATGTCCACCGTTTCATAGTTGTTTGCCACCCGGTGCGATCAATGGGTTGGTTCAACACCCGTCGTGCCAGCTATGTCTCAGCCCTTGTCTGGGTAGTTGTCTTCTGCTTCCAAACGCCAGTACTCTACTTTTCCCGAACCGATACAAATGGCACAATCTGCAAAGACACCACAACAAATGAACTATTTGAGCAGTTCCTGCAGTATAGTTCTgttgtttctgtctttttctttttaatacccTTTATTTTAGTGATCGTGTGCAACAGTCTGATGGTGCAGAGACTTATACAACCCAACGCAGTGGGACGTACATCTCAGCACTCCAAGCAAAAGTCTATAAAGATGATTTCCATCGTGCTGATAGTCTTCATAGTTTGCTTTTTGCCCTTCCACTTGACACGGACGTTTCACTACTATTCTCGCCACTTCATTTCAAACTGTTCCCTCCGGGGAGTATTTAGAATGGCGTACAAGGTCTCCAGGCCTCTAGCATGCATAAACTGTTGCATTGACCCTATCCTGTATTTCATGGCTGGCCAGGGTTTCCGAAGAAGTATACCTAAGAAGATAAAGCAGCAAGTTCAGAAATCTGACGAGGATAAGGGTTTATCAAACTCACAATCAGATTAA
- the LOC124395411 gene encoding P2Y purinoceptor 2-like produces MAAQNVTRFTNNTSQYDCKFNEDFKYILLPVSYGLVFLVGLILNITALYSILFRIKHWSPNTIYMINLTVCDTLYILTLPFLIYYYADKNDWPFTEVFCKMIRFLFYTNLYGSILFLSCISIHRFLGICHPVRSMQWVNARRARYVSVLVWVIVLTFQAPVLYFSRTTHQVCHDTTSQALFNYFMVYSSVISVILFVIPFVLVLVCNGLMVRKLLETTTIGGATSQRSKQKSVKMIVIVLLVFILCFLPFHLTRSLYYSFRYFKVNCTLLEGSNVAYKVMRPLASVNSCFDPILYFMAGQGFRQSVSKKLKQSQRKEESKSLSTPL; encoded by the coding sequence ATGGCTGCCCAAAATGTCACTCGTTTCACCAACAACACTTCTCAATATGACTGCAAGTTTAATGAGGACTTCAAGTACATCTTACTACCTGTCAGCTATGGGTTGGTGTTTTTAGTAGGCTTGATACTCAACATCACTGCACTGTATTCAATCCTGTTCCGGATCAAACACTGGAGCCCCAACACCATCTACATGATCAACCTGACAGTGTGTGACACACTCTACATCCTCACACTACCCTTTCTGATCTACTACTATGCCGACAAGAATGACTGGCCATTTACTGAAGTGTTCTGCAAAATGATCCGCTTTCTTTTCTACACCAATTTGTATGGTAGTATCCTCTTCCTCAGCTGCATCAGCATCCATCGCTTCCTTGGCATTTGTCACCCGGTGCGATCGATGCAATGGGTTAACGCTCGCCGTGCCCGTTATGTTTCAGTCCTTGTTTGGGTAATTGTTCTCACTTTCCAGGCACCTGTGCTCTACTTTTCCAGAACCACGCATCAAGTGTGCCATGACACCACATCTCAGGCcctgtttaattattttatggTGTATAGCTCGGTCATTTCTGTCATTTTGTTTGTGATACCCTTTGTATTAGTGCTAGTGTGCAATGGCCTGATGGTGCGGAAACTTTTAGAGACCACCACCATAGGAGGTGCAACATCCCAGCGGTCCAAACAAAAATCAGTGAAGATGATTGTCATAGTGCTGCTGGTTTTTATACTCTGCTTCCTGCCCTTCCATCTCACACGGAGTCTGTATTACAGTTTTCGATACTTCAAAGTGAACTGTACACTGCTGGAGGGTTCTAATGTAGCTTACAAGGTCATGAGGCCACTAGCCAGTGTGAACAGCTGCTTTGACCCCATACTTTACTTCATGGCAGGACAGGGTTTCCGACAGAGTGTAAGCAAAAAACTCAAGCAGTCTCAGAGAAAGGAGGAGAGCAAATCTCTCTCGACCCCTTTGTGA